A portion of the Aphelocoma coerulescens isolate FSJ_1873_10779 chromosome 1, UR_Acoe_1.0, whole genome shotgun sequence genome contains these proteins:
- the NCAPD2 gene encoding condensin complex subunit 1 isoform X1, which yields MAAVPEFHLPLAPADLLRDGGPGRYMVQEVLSTHELPPALAAFRAAFRARGALAVLQHFDCVYSVLHHFRTVGTAVKEDALELMMHVVSHHSNELPAILSDSGLSHADRAAHLNALKMNCYLLTGLMNAFEMETCKNSCLEADPGRKNRKNLAKTSGSLWEEEREPLLQLLTQLLQLDLRQLWGRLAMEEEFVNLMTGNCYRILENPSIGLQRYRVTREAVTHLLAAALVHCDHMFSATLKITQMLQHFEHVAPVFAQAVSLWAKDYGLKSLVGELLREIGQKCPQDLAREASGVKGYATFISELAEQIPALVLSNMSVLLPHLDGESYTMRNAILAAMAEVLVQVLEGDQLEEAARATRDKFLDMLQAHVCDVHSFVRSRVLQLFTRIVQCKALPLTQFQSVVSLAVGRLKDKSVIVVKNAIQLLAAFLSNNPFSSKLNWTDLDEPLKKEVQKLQEMRDRRRPTAVAPVIAPEEEWEAMLPEVRAATQQLFQPLQEGEEEELEVEETVEGTVEQITGLLKKLNYKSAACLTQKALCRFQGKEPFNGPGEENEEATILGVLKRLYTGSCPGENSEDPPHDNSSDKIEEVQEEQPPTELVKQEMLVQYLQDAYNFSVKITEALNLISKMMYENSVSVVQEAIEFFVTVSQFGVPQALLGVRRMLPLIWSKEPGIKEAVLNAYRQLYLNPTEDSERAKAQSLVHSLSLIMVDASLGTIQCLEEIISEFVQKDEIRPAVTQLLWERFMEKSPCSALERRAAVMLLGMMARGKPEIVGSNLDILVTVGLSEKACEDYRLPQEVCNVISKLASNPKPALGKNSAPFRLPQNHMLFGCLSETVSKGFAQPSSHWIPFMEAAVMLIYQLAEGAEEICADILHVCSQQALEKLQEADEQKADAGDSPSRVSDGAGSLPTFLLLHLVSLVGQVALQQVAHLEVSVSAELRRRRMLKEEKTKKQSDTSTKKQRPQSTGNETTMEEELGLVGATADDTEAELIRSICETELLDGKHLFSAFVPLVLKICNSPGLYSDSALSAAAALALGKFCMISSEFCDSHLRLLFTMMEKSTLPGVRSNLIIAAGDLAIRFPNLVEPWTSHLYGRLRDPCPSVRQTAGLVMTHLILKDMVKVKGQVSEMAALLIDPEEAIVGVAQNFFGELANKGNAVYNLLPDIISHLSDPNSGIEEESFHTIMRHLFSFITKEKQTESLVEKLCQRFRTARTERQYRDLSHCLTLLPVSERGLHKLQDNYDCFADKLQDPTVYNCFQTVLARFRRAGIKPETKALAEELEQKLSASHNRGLDSTETCQDGSQTPMPVPAKRKPIGSSRRQPLGPVNTDDDFVTPPSRTLRNHKRAQKRPPRKKAIITFSSDEENSSEDELSAELREEENPTKTTPITRSSGRRLR from the exons ATGGCGGCGGTCCCGGAGTTCCATCTGCCTCTCGCCCCCGCCGATCTGCTGCGGGATGGCGGCCCCGGGCGCTACATGGTGCAGGAAGTGCTGTCCACCCACGAGCTGCCGCCCGCACTCGCAG CTTTCCGGGCCGCCTTCCGTGCGCGGGGCGCGCTGGCCGTGCTGCAGCACTTCGACTGCGTGTACAGCGTGCTGCA CCACTTCCGAACCGTGGGCACGGCTGTCAAGGAGGACGCCCTGGAGCTGATGATGCACG TGGTTTCCCATCATTCCAATGAACTTCCTGCTATCTTGAGTGACTCTGGGCTGAGCCATGCAGACCGTGCTGCTCACCTCAATGCTCTTAAGATGAACTGCTATTTGCTGACTGGTCTGATGAATGCCTTTGAAATGGAAACCTGCAAGAACAGTTGTTTGGAGGCAGATCCTGGGAGGAAG AACAGGAAGAACCTTGCCAAGACTTCTGGATCCTtgtgggaagaggagagggagcCGCTCTTACAGCTCCTtacacagctgctgcagctggatctCCGTCAGCTTTGGGGTCGTTTAGCCATGGAAGAAGAGTTTGTCAA TTTAATGACAGGAAACTGCTACCGCATCCTGGAGAATCCAAGTATCGGCCTTCAGAGGTACCGGGTCACGCGGGAGGCTGTGACACATCTGCTTGCTGCAGCTCTGGTTCACTGTGACCACATGTTCA GTGCCACTCTGAAGATCACACAGATGTTGCAGCACTTCGAACATGTAGCCCCAGTGTTTGCACAGGCTGTGAGCCTCTGGGCTAAAGACTATGGTCTGAAAAGCTTGGTGGGTGAATTGCTAAG GGAAATTGGACAGAAATGTCCTCAGGATTTGGCTCGTGAGGCTTCTGGAGTCAAGGGTTATGCTACCTTTATAAGTGAACTGGCTGAACAGATTCCAGCTCTGGTGCTCTCCAACATGAGTGTTCTCTTGCCTCACCTGGATGGGGAG AGTTACACGATGCGAAATGCCATTCTGGCAGCTATGGCAGAAGTGCTGGTGCAGGTGCTGGAGGGTGATCAGCTGGAGGAAGCTGCCCGTGCTACTCGGGACAAGTTCCTGGATATGCTGCAGGCCCACGTGTGTGACGTCCATAGCTTTGTGCGCAGCCGTGTGCTGCAGCTCTTCACTCGAATCGTTCAGTGCAAG GCCCTGCCTTTGACTCAGTTTCAGTCTGTGGTGTCGCTGGCTGTTGGGCGGCTCAAAGACAAATCTGTCATAGTGGTTAAAAATGccatccagctcctggctgcgTTTTTGTCCAACAACCCCTTCTCCAGCAAG CTAAACTGGACTGACTTGGATGAGCCACTGAAGAAAGAAGTGCAGAAGCTGCAAGAAATGAGGGATCGTAGGAGGCCCACAGCAG TAGCTCCAGTGATTGCCCCAGAGGAAGAGTGGGAAGCAATGCTGCCAGAAGTTAGGGCTGCCACACAGCAGCTCTTTCAACCACtgcaggaaggggaagaggaggagctggaagttGAAGAAACAGTGGAGGGTACAGTGGAGCAAATCACTGGGCTGTTGAAGAAGCTGAATTACAA GAGTGCAGCCTGCCTTACGCAGAAGGCCCTGTGTCGCTTCcaggggaaggaacctttcAATGGCCCTGGGGAGGAGAACGAAGAGGCAACAATCCTGGGTGTTCTGAAGAGACTTTACACAG GTTCATGCCCAGGTGAGAACAGTGAGGATCCTCCACATGACAACAGTAGTGATAAGATTGAAGAAGTACAGGAAGAGCAGCCTCCAACAGAGCTGGTCAAACAGGAGATGTTGGTGCAATACCTGCAGGATGCTTACAACTTCTCAGTGAAAATCACAGAAGCTCTGAACCTGATCAGCAAGATGATGTACGAAAACTCTGTCTCAG TGGTGCAGGAGGCCATTGAGTTCTTCGTGACGGTCTCGCAGTTTGGTGTGCCCCAGGCACTGCTTGGAGTCCGCAGGATGCTGCCCCTCATATGGTCAAAGGAGCCTGGAATTAAAGAGGCTGTGCTGAATGCCTACAGACAGCTCTATCTGAACCCCACTGAGGATTCAGAGAG GGCCAAGGCACAGAGCCTGGtgcactctctctctctcatcatGGTAGATGCGTCACTGGGAACGATACAGTGCTTAGAGGAAATA ATCTCAGAGTTTGTGCAGAAAGATGAAATAAGGCCTGCTGTGACCCAGCTGCTTTGGGAGCGATTCATGGAAAAATCTCCATGCTCGGCGCTCGAACGCCGCGCTGCTGTGATGCTGCTGGGGATGATGGCACG AGGGAAGCCAGAGATCGTTGGTAGCAACCTGGACATCTTGGTGACAGTGGGGCTCTCTGAGAAGGCATGTGAAGACTACAGGCTGCCTCAAGAAGTATGCAATGTTATTTCCAAGCTTGCCAGTAACCCTAAG ccagcactgggGAAGAACAGTGCCCCTTTTCGACTGCCACAGAACCACATGCTCTTTGGTTGCCTGAGTGAGACTGTGAGTAAAG GCTTTGCCCAGCCAAGCAGTCACTGGATCCCCTTCATGGAGGCAGCAGTAATGCTCATCTaccagctggcagaaggggCAGAGGAGATCTGTGCTGACATCTTGCATGTGTGCAGTCAGCAAGCTCTAGAGAAGCTGCAGGAGGCTGATGAGCAGAAAGCTG aTGCAGGGGATTCTCCAAGCAGAGTCTCTGATGGTGCTGGCAGTCTGCCCACATTCCTGTTGCTACACCTGGTGTCCCTTGTGGGACAGgtggcactgcagcaggtaGCACATTTGGAAGTGTCAGTGAGTGCAGAGCTACGCAGACGCCGCATGCTCAAAGAGGAGAAGACCAAGAAGCAATCTGACACCAGCACAAAGAAGCAGAGACCCCAG AGCACAGGGAATGAGACCACTatggaggaggagctgggcctCGTGGGAGCCACGGCTGATGACACCGAGGCCGAGCTCATCCGCAGTATTTGTGAGACAGAACTCCTAGATG GGAAGCACCTGTTCTCTGCCTTTGTTCCACTGGTGCTGAAGATCTGCAACAGCCCTGGACTCTACAGTGACTCGGCGCTgtcagctgctgcagccctcgCTCTTGGCAAATTCTGCATGATCAG CTCTGAGTTCTGTGACTCACACTTGCGTCTGCTGTTCACGATGATGGAGAAGTCCACTCTGCCTGGTGTGAGATCCAACCTCATTATTGCAGCAGGAGATCTGGCCATCCGCTTCCCCAACCTGGTGGAGCCTTGGACATCGCATCTCTATGGCAG GTTGCGGGACCCCTGTCCCAGCGTGAGGCAGACGGCTGGGCTGGTGATGACTCACCTCATCCTCAAAGACATGGTAAAGGTGAAGGGCCAAGTGAGCGAAATGGCAGCTCTGCTCATAGACCCAGAGGAGGCAATCGTCGGAGTGGCTCAGAACTTCTTCGGTGAACTCGCCAACAAG GGTAATGCTGTCTATAACCTGCTTCCAGACATCATCAGTCATCTCTCAGATCCTAACAGCGGCATAGAGGAGGAATCCTTCCACACTATTATGAG aCATCTGTTCTCATttattacaaaagaaaaacaaacagagaGCTTGGTGGAGAAACTTTGTCAGAGATTCCGGACTGCCAG GACTGAGCGTCAGTATCGGGATCTGTCCCACTGCCTTACTCTGCTTCCAGTCTCGGAGCGGGGCCTTCACAAGCTGCAGGACAACTATGACTGCTTTGCAGACAAGCTCCAAGATCCAACTGTCTACAATTGTTTCCAAACTGTGCTGGCTCGATTCCGCAGAGCAGGCATCAAACCTGAGACTAAA GCTCTAGCTgaagagctggagcagaagCTCTCTGCCTCCCATAACCGAGGACTGGATTCAACAGAGACATGCCAGGATGGTAGTCAAACTCCAATGCCAGTGCCAGCCAAGCGGAAACCAATAGGAA GTTCACGCCGCCAGCCCCTGGGCCCAGTCAACACAGATGACGATTTTGTCACACCCCCGTCTCGCACTCTCCGCAATCATAAGCGTGCCCAAAAGCGCCCTCCACGCAAAAAAGCCATCATTACCTTCTCCAGCGACGAGGAGAACAGCTCTGAGGATG AGCTATCGGCAGAAttaagagaggaagaaaaccccaccaaaacaacTCCCATCACCAGATCTTCAGGCCGACGGCTGCGCTGA
- the NCAPD2 gene encoding condensin complex subunit 1 isoform X3, producing MKPATGEGCSQGGRSKCSPPCHCWQRRQPSAFRAAFRARGALAVLQHFDCVYSVLHHFRTVGTAVKEDALELMMHVVSHHSNELPAILSDSGLSHADRAAHLNALKMNCYLLTGLMNAFEMETCKNSCLEADPGRKNRKNLAKTSGSLWEEEREPLLQLLTQLLQLDLRQLWGRLAMEEEFVNLMTGNCYRILENPSIGLQRYRVTREAVTHLLAAALVHCDHMFSATLKITQMLQHFEHVAPVFAQAVSLWAKDYGLKSLVGELLREIGQKCPQDLAREASGVKGYATFISELAEQIPALVLSNMSVLLPHLDGESYTMRNAILAAMAEVLVQVLEGDQLEEAARATRDKFLDMLQAHVCDVHSFVRSRVLQLFTRIVQCKALPLTQFQSVVSLAVGRLKDKSVIVVKNAIQLLAAFLSNNPFSSKLNWTDLDEPLKKEVQKLQEMRDRRRPTAVAPVIAPEEEWEAMLPEVRAATQQLFQPLQEGEEEELEVEETVEGTVEQITGLLKKLNYKSAACLTQKALCRFQGKEPFNGPGEENEEATILGVLKRLYTGSCPGENSEDPPHDNSSDKIEEVQEEQPPTELVKQEMLVQYLQDAYNFSVKITEALNLISKMMYENSVSVVQEAIEFFVTVSQFGVPQALLGVRRMLPLIWSKEPGIKEAVLNAYRQLYLNPTEDSERAKAQSLVHSLSLIMVDASLGTIQCLEEIISEFVQKDEIRPAVTQLLWERFMEKSPCSALERRAAVMLLGMMARGKPEIVGSNLDILVTVGLSEKACEDYRLPQEVCNVISKLASNPKPALGKNSAPFRLPQNHMLFGCLSETVSKGFAQPSSHWIPFMEAAVMLIYQLAEGAEEICADILHVCSQQALEKLQEADEQKADAGDSPSRVSDGAGSLPTFLLLHLVSLVGQVALQQVAHLEVSVSAELRRRRMLKEEKTKKQSDTSTKKQRPQSTGNETTMEEELGLVGATADDTEAELIRSICETELLDGKHLFSAFVPLVLKICNSPGLYSDSALSAAAALALGKFCMISSEFCDSHLRLLFTMMEKSTLPGVRSNLIIAAGDLAIRFPNLVEPWTSHLYGRLRDPCPSVRQTAGLVMTHLILKDMVKVKGQVSEMAALLIDPEEAIVGVAQNFFGELANKGNAVYNLLPDIISHLSDPNSGIEEESFHTIMRHLFSFITKEKQTESLVEKLCQRFRTARTERQYRDLSHCLTLLPVSERGLHKLQDNYDCFADKLQDPTVYNCFQTVLARFRRAGIKPETKALAEELEQKLSASHNRGLDSTETCQDGSQTPMPVPAKRKPIGSSRRQPLGPVNTDDDFVTPPSRTLRNHKRAQKRPPRKKAIITFSSDEENSSEDELSAELREEENPTKTTPITRSSGRRLR from the exons ATGAAGCCAGCCACTGGAGAAGGCTGTTCCCAGGGCGGCCGGTCCAAATGCTCCCCGCCCTGTCACTGCTGGCAGAGGCGCCAGCCCTCAG CTTTCCGGGCCGCCTTCCGTGCGCGGGGCGCGCTGGCCGTGCTGCAGCACTTCGACTGCGTGTACAGCGTGCTGCA CCACTTCCGAACCGTGGGCACGGCTGTCAAGGAGGACGCCCTGGAGCTGATGATGCACG TGGTTTCCCATCATTCCAATGAACTTCCTGCTATCTTGAGTGACTCTGGGCTGAGCCATGCAGACCGTGCTGCTCACCTCAATGCTCTTAAGATGAACTGCTATTTGCTGACTGGTCTGATGAATGCCTTTGAAATGGAAACCTGCAAGAACAGTTGTTTGGAGGCAGATCCTGGGAGGAAG AACAGGAAGAACCTTGCCAAGACTTCTGGATCCTtgtgggaagaggagagggagcCGCTCTTACAGCTCCTtacacagctgctgcagctggatctCCGTCAGCTTTGGGGTCGTTTAGCCATGGAAGAAGAGTTTGTCAA TTTAATGACAGGAAACTGCTACCGCATCCTGGAGAATCCAAGTATCGGCCTTCAGAGGTACCGGGTCACGCGGGAGGCTGTGACACATCTGCTTGCTGCAGCTCTGGTTCACTGTGACCACATGTTCA GTGCCACTCTGAAGATCACACAGATGTTGCAGCACTTCGAACATGTAGCCCCAGTGTTTGCACAGGCTGTGAGCCTCTGGGCTAAAGACTATGGTCTGAAAAGCTTGGTGGGTGAATTGCTAAG GGAAATTGGACAGAAATGTCCTCAGGATTTGGCTCGTGAGGCTTCTGGAGTCAAGGGTTATGCTACCTTTATAAGTGAACTGGCTGAACAGATTCCAGCTCTGGTGCTCTCCAACATGAGTGTTCTCTTGCCTCACCTGGATGGGGAG AGTTACACGATGCGAAATGCCATTCTGGCAGCTATGGCAGAAGTGCTGGTGCAGGTGCTGGAGGGTGATCAGCTGGAGGAAGCTGCCCGTGCTACTCGGGACAAGTTCCTGGATATGCTGCAGGCCCACGTGTGTGACGTCCATAGCTTTGTGCGCAGCCGTGTGCTGCAGCTCTTCACTCGAATCGTTCAGTGCAAG GCCCTGCCTTTGACTCAGTTTCAGTCTGTGGTGTCGCTGGCTGTTGGGCGGCTCAAAGACAAATCTGTCATAGTGGTTAAAAATGccatccagctcctggctgcgTTTTTGTCCAACAACCCCTTCTCCAGCAAG CTAAACTGGACTGACTTGGATGAGCCACTGAAGAAAGAAGTGCAGAAGCTGCAAGAAATGAGGGATCGTAGGAGGCCCACAGCAG TAGCTCCAGTGATTGCCCCAGAGGAAGAGTGGGAAGCAATGCTGCCAGAAGTTAGGGCTGCCACACAGCAGCTCTTTCAACCACtgcaggaaggggaagaggaggagctggaagttGAAGAAACAGTGGAGGGTACAGTGGAGCAAATCACTGGGCTGTTGAAGAAGCTGAATTACAA GAGTGCAGCCTGCCTTACGCAGAAGGCCCTGTGTCGCTTCcaggggaaggaacctttcAATGGCCCTGGGGAGGAGAACGAAGAGGCAACAATCCTGGGTGTTCTGAAGAGACTTTACACAG GTTCATGCCCAGGTGAGAACAGTGAGGATCCTCCACATGACAACAGTAGTGATAAGATTGAAGAAGTACAGGAAGAGCAGCCTCCAACAGAGCTGGTCAAACAGGAGATGTTGGTGCAATACCTGCAGGATGCTTACAACTTCTCAGTGAAAATCACAGAAGCTCTGAACCTGATCAGCAAGATGATGTACGAAAACTCTGTCTCAG TGGTGCAGGAGGCCATTGAGTTCTTCGTGACGGTCTCGCAGTTTGGTGTGCCCCAGGCACTGCTTGGAGTCCGCAGGATGCTGCCCCTCATATGGTCAAAGGAGCCTGGAATTAAAGAGGCTGTGCTGAATGCCTACAGACAGCTCTATCTGAACCCCACTGAGGATTCAGAGAG GGCCAAGGCACAGAGCCTGGtgcactctctctctctcatcatGGTAGATGCGTCACTGGGAACGATACAGTGCTTAGAGGAAATA ATCTCAGAGTTTGTGCAGAAAGATGAAATAAGGCCTGCTGTGACCCAGCTGCTTTGGGAGCGATTCATGGAAAAATCTCCATGCTCGGCGCTCGAACGCCGCGCTGCTGTGATGCTGCTGGGGATGATGGCACG AGGGAAGCCAGAGATCGTTGGTAGCAACCTGGACATCTTGGTGACAGTGGGGCTCTCTGAGAAGGCATGTGAAGACTACAGGCTGCCTCAAGAAGTATGCAATGTTATTTCCAAGCTTGCCAGTAACCCTAAG ccagcactgggGAAGAACAGTGCCCCTTTTCGACTGCCACAGAACCACATGCTCTTTGGTTGCCTGAGTGAGACTGTGAGTAAAG GCTTTGCCCAGCCAAGCAGTCACTGGATCCCCTTCATGGAGGCAGCAGTAATGCTCATCTaccagctggcagaaggggCAGAGGAGATCTGTGCTGACATCTTGCATGTGTGCAGTCAGCAAGCTCTAGAGAAGCTGCAGGAGGCTGATGAGCAGAAAGCTG aTGCAGGGGATTCTCCAAGCAGAGTCTCTGATGGTGCTGGCAGTCTGCCCACATTCCTGTTGCTACACCTGGTGTCCCTTGTGGGACAGgtggcactgcagcaggtaGCACATTTGGAAGTGTCAGTGAGTGCAGAGCTACGCAGACGCCGCATGCTCAAAGAGGAGAAGACCAAGAAGCAATCTGACACCAGCACAAAGAAGCAGAGACCCCAG AGCACAGGGAATGAGACCACTatggaggaggagctgggcctCGTGGGAGCCACGGCTGATGACACCGAGGCCGAGCTCATCCGCAGTATTTGTGAGACAGAACTCCTAGATG GGAAGCACCTGTTCTCTGCCTTTGTTCCACTGGTGCTGAAGATCTGCAACAGCCCTGGACTCTACAGTGACTCGGCGCTgtcagctgctgcagccctcgCTCTTGGCAAATTCTGCATGATCAG CTCTGAGTTCTGTGACTCACACTTGCGTCTGCTGTTCACGATGATGGAGAAGTCCACTCTGCCTGGTGTGAGATCCAACCTCATTATTGCAGCAGGAGATCTGGCCATCCGCTTCCCCAACCTGGTGGAGCCTTGGACATCGCATCTCTATGGCAG GTTGCGGGACCCCTGTCCCAGCGTGAGGCAGACGGCTGGGCTGGTGATGACTCACCTCATCCTCAAAGACATGGTAAAGGTGAAGGGCCAAGTGAGCGAAATGGCAGCTCTGCTCATAGACCCAGAGGAGGCAATCGTCGGAGTGGCTCAGAACTTCTTCGGTGAACTCGCCAACAAG GGTAATGCTGTCTATAACCTGCTTCCAGACATCATCAGTCATCTCTCAGATCCTAACAGCGGCATAGAGGAGGAATCCTTCCACACTATTATGAG aCATCTGTTCTCATttattacaaaagaaaaacaaacagagaGCTTGGTGGAGAAACTTTGTCAGAGATTCCGGACTGCCAG GACTGAGCGTCAGTATCGGGATCTGTCCCACTGCCTTACTCTGCTTCCAGTCTCGGAGCGGGGCCTTCACAAGCTGCAGGACAACTATGACTGCTTTGCAGACAAGCTCCAAGATCCAACTGTCTACAATTGTTTCCAAACTGTGCTGGCTCGATTCCGCAGAGCAGGCATCAAACCTGAGACTAAA GCTCTAGCTgaagagctggagcagaagCTCTCTGCCTCCCATAACCGAGGACTGGATTCAACAGAGACATGCCAGGATGGTAGTCAAACTCCAATGCCAGTGCCAGCCAAGCGGAAACCAATAGGAA GTTCACGCCGCCAGCCCCTGGGCCCAGTCAACACAGATGACGATTTTGTCACACCCCCGTCTCGCACTCTCCGCAATCATAAGCGTGCCCAAAAGCGCCCTCCACGCAAAAAAGCCATCATTACCTTCTCCAGCGACGAGGAGAACAGCTCTGAGGATG AGCTATCGGCAGAAttaagagaggaagaaaaccccaccaaaacaacTCCCATCACCAGATCTTCAGGCCGACGGCTGCGCTGA